Genomic window (Leisingera methylohalidivorans DSM 14336):
AGCCTTTGCCCTGTCCCGGCTCCATCAGGTGCCAGGACAATTCCGGTTCCGGCCAGCCCTTGGGGAACCAGGGGCCTACAAGGCCGACAGTCAAGCCGCTGCTGCGCTCGACCACAGCAAACAGACCGTAGCCGTGCAGGTGCCAGTGACCGATGATGGTTGCAATCGACCACCACAGCGAGTCGGGGTCTTCCGCCGCGTCGATAAAGCGCGGTGCGTCCGGGGTCAGGAAAGCCGCATTGGCGTCAAACTCCGGGTCCGCCGGAGAAATCAGCATCAGCCGTTTTGAAACAAGCCGCGGAAACGGCTTTCGAACGTCAGTCATTTTATGCCCCTTTTCCCGGGCGGCGGACCGTCCGGCATGAATTTCACCCATCCGGTGAAGAAGTATCGGGGAGACTGCGTAATATTCGGTTAAACAAGCCGCTGCCAGTGC
Coding sequences:
- a CDS encoding GNAT family N-acetyltransferase, which translates into the protein MTDVRKPFPRLVSKRLMLISPADPEFDANAAFLTPDAPRFIDAAEDPDSLWWSIATIIGHWHLHGYGLFAVVERSSGLTVGLVGPWFPKGWPEPELSWHLMEPGQGKGYASESAQCVLDWLFAEAGWDSIVSYVPEENEASIALAQRVGARPEKPVSFRLQPAPNIRAWRHIPPARVSGPQAARGMLH